The genomic DNA CGTCAACCACTGATTTGTTGAATGCCAAGTCGGCCCGTGACATGACCCGAACTTTTTTTTCATGACCCCCAATGCAGGCCATATTGGGAGCCTTGGATTGGATATAACCCACCAGCTGCccgataaaaataataaaaatttataataattaagaataattatgaaatataaaaaatataaaatgacaaacTAGTCCATTAAAATCCtaatcgtatattaaaaatgtgtatacataatattattttatatttatttgctcATATATTATTAGTGATATATATTTGAACAATactatacgtatttattttgtatacactaatgaatacatatttatttatgtcattGTATGattcaatgttattttatccttaatttaaaattatctaattatatgatgatatatatcaaatgtgtatcaatttgtatacttaaagcGGGTatgggtaattttttttttttgtatatattttcccagcattattattaattatgtatattccTTATCAATGGGATGGCAAGCCATGATCCTCACATGTTCTTGCAAGCACTGGTTTCCATTCATACGACAAGATTTGTGGTTAAGTAAAAATAGGAATTAGCACACTTATATAATTACATAGGATAGTCATCATCAATTATCTACTCTTCTACACTACTTGAGCATCCTGATAAGCCTGActtaaaatatacatacatacatacatgcatacatacctacatacatacatgcatacatacgTGTAATTAATGGATCAATCAAACAATGAGACATAATCAAAGCCGTCATTATAATCACTGGAGACACTTTCAGCAGGTGGCACAAAGAATATATCATCGTAGGTCTCAACTCCGAATTCCCTAAACAATGGAGAGTTCACAGTTTCCATTGACACTGTGCTTTCCAGCGGACTGTTGGTTGATATTGAATCATTGGGCGTCTCTGTCAACTCCTGGATCCTCGCCCGAGCTTCAGAAAGCTCCTGTCTCAGCATCACCACCTGCAACAGTTTAAGTTAAATGAAAATTGAGATTTGGGCTTCCATATGTCGCAGGCCCAACGCCAATGGCAGCattcttttttccatttctcttttgttaatatttaatagagAGGTTAAACAAAACAAACGGCAAGGCATGGCTTTCTTCGAGCCCAGAGCTCATCCTCTTTCAAATATAAACAGTTGGTCATTTTTTAATGGTTTCAGCttcatttctttaaaataacTCCACCAGGCATCTACCACCAGCTACCATATATTCTtcagaaatataatatttgttttatgttgAGTAAGAATGTGAAATTATGTGTTAATTTAAgactatttaaatataatatttctacTCTGTAATGCTGTTCATCCTGTTTGGATCACGAGAAAAAAAGATGCCAGACAACTTAACATGGGAGAAAGTTTGATAAACTAGGAAtacactattaaaaaaaaatgataccaGAGAGGGAGAAAAAGAGACAGATAAATATCccattattataaatattatttttataattttaattataattatttatactttcattaaaattaaataaatttataaaattttcgtTATTAacgttaaaaaattttgatgacGAAAAAATCTCATCGttgttgttatatatttttttgttaaaaatatgatagattttTAACAACCCAATGATACAAGAAACATGAAGAGAGAGCTTCAGCTATACCTCATACTCGAGGCGCAATTTATCTAAGAGGATGCTGTCATGAGAAGTCTGTGTTTGAGCAAGCTCTTCTTCAATCTTCTTGGTCTTCCACCGGGCCCGA from Mangifera indica cultivar Alphonso chromosome 16, CATAS_Mindica_2.1, whole genome shotgun sequence includes the following:
- the LOC123198812 gene encoding homeobox-leucine zipper protein ATHB-40-like codes for the protein MMMETLNPKTKNLLPVTSFYADGIFDTFVFPQQGGEAKQRRRRRKNKGGESGLSKKRKLTTEQQNLLEESFVNDQKLETDRKEVLASQLNLDPRQVAIWFQNRRARWKTKKIEEELAQTQTSHDSILLDKLRLEYEVVMLRQELSEARARIQELTETPNDSISTNSPLESTVSMETVNSPLFREFGVETYDDIFFVPPAESVSSDYNDGFDYVSLFD